In a single window of the Drosophila miranda strain MSH22 chromosome XL, D.miranda_PacBio2.1, whole genome shotgun sequence genome:
- the LOC108164547 gene encoding uncharacterized protein LOC108164547 isoform X4, translating into MVSTTLTTLAAGQTTSSNNHHHHHHHHHQQQQQQQQLQQQQQQQQLQQQQQLPYQRLPPHATASTGAAGSLGATGNQSRSFYALNGLEHDCDGNSSSNNYPQQQQSSSPLNDQISLLFPKCRPKQQQQQQHYPQQQQQQQQHQQQRHELHTDVNLNRSSSPTTVAATAATDPAATQTSTPSYYKSVNIITQSPPPHSASSHSSESLSSVTPRISTNPFLCAPLTPPTPPPPPPLHSSAALPVEGEGEGESEGSRDGSRDGVAAGGAGAGAEEEVDETVLAAGYPASFYYHTGETRRGQSTYPEMPRKRSTGLPTSASASAISSRQQSLHNGGSNVNGTASNGNTQSQVQSQSQSQNPFIKENYWETAPMRASSLLHSPTEYAEYAEEQQQQQQQHQQQQHLQASARRAYHQQREQMATQLYGLAQRQATQQPPAHILRVGRSPINRSYTATQQQQQPQQQQQQQQSVNNACADGLTPLASHYLYGSKSSLDQHGAGDWEPREQRKLRMREEREREREILLLEQEVLAARENHLTHLTGQQHQQQRKRHGHGEDRERERERDHRLVNGSAAGNEGVYGSADPGESWQHLRVTTEANVAEESSCKHPSKLIEKTLPMPQSQSQSQSQSQSQSQLQLQLQSGLRSLEEAAMYREHKLDAWQLERNYTLAVESRHGIIEYEGSPRRIGGWGAVTAAAAASAADESEPPATAAAAAAPAPQQQQQQQLPMAAVPPLSSTATSLQKTAARAALAALAQTQNHIQNHSQAPQPPQQLQAYPVRPGFPQRILSPPHREPRSCSPQPPQHAAPQHHTSMMSNHSNNHTNTNKLQQPVTSSDTNAEDTSNDVSEIGTISDLTTPEAVANEVASRSATPPMHTTPAPAPAPAPPTACCSTGAGAGAGAGAGPGPGAGPLSLHTKSSTFDYLYEFSETRKVLEEFFKCPSTDEQPIMENGSDVDSIDIQYEFHSNFERDEEELVEDEEEDDDVDVDGDGDDEENDEAEDEEEHIAQDQEHDEDQDHDQDRDYRQQQQQAPTSDLSRDVERHVYGGYTQPQMQQSQPMPVGVGVGVGVSGRRPHYSSGSPLMRDFDFFLDSASRSSGERDGEQDGLNHNQLLSTGSGSGLGQSVGVGVGPAGGHNYRYSPETTDYDSNCGDLDSLSGEMNGGVSTSCSNYAKYYASAMPVLEDGLSSGHTSDTENNNNKNLQQAGVQGGPGQGQCPNSLSASTSIGGSGGISMLMDMKRLSTNNSLNSMHNLTTASTTDSNGGHGHLVNSPSPSNGLAKQPPPMPQPRELLGQSPSQTQSHSHSQNKVFKNIDPDLDSLYSISVFHRPDTVQMTPPPPAPAPHRKPNSSSAADVDLLQPSSKHTPLASAISSTLQRSSPTTPSGSGGLGSGPGKPRSAGSNGSSNGTGTGNGNGVLGGVPPPIPERSSLMTAQRSPSPVISSPVWLSRHLDGGVGKGLLESGSDNHSKNHSADEDDVDTDLETDRLLGHQRLDDQGYYDENKSWDRKPRSSLLSKISPKQQMPSTKTRNGYNALLSSTPELLPPPPIPPKSSSGSGGKLLDLVGGMVQRSISRSSSEHSEKSPSKMQLQAQQSGSTVGDPVDVVASAVVAASVAAAVASAPPLESPGNGGGSDRSVNGGGGGIIKLEAENGSLNGGINITAAVAGGAGAGAGSSVANPGAVTTAVNAGSNNSSGSGAGSNSNSGCGSGEKKVKKSGAVLIEGVLFRAKYLGSTQLVCEGQPTKSTRMMQAEEAVSRIKALAPDGDVQPSTEVDLFISTEKIMVLNTDLKEIMMDHALRTISYIADIGDLVVLMARRRFVPQDIDDAPKPNRTPKMICHVFESDEAQFIAQSIGQAFQVAYMEFLKANGIEDHRFVKEMDYQEVLNSQEIFGDELEIFAKKELQKEVVVPKAKGEILGVVIVESGWGSMLPTVVIANLMSSGAAARCGQLNIGDQLIAINGLSLVGLPLSTCQTYIKNTKNQTVVKFTVVPCAPVVEVKIKRPETKYQLGFSVQNGVICSLLRGGIAERGGVRVGHRIIEINNQSVVAVPHEKIVNLLATSVGEILMKTMPTSMFRLLTGQENPIYI; encoded by the exons ATGGTCAGCACAACATTGACAACATTGGCTGCTGGACAAACAACTAGTAGCAATAATCATcatcaccaccaccatcatcaccaccagcagcagcagcagcagcagcaactgcaacagcagcaacagcagcagcaactgcaacagcagcaacagttgcCCTACCAGCGACTGCCGCCACACGCCACAGCTTCCACGGGGGCAGCAGGATCACTGGGAGCAACCGGCAACCAGTCCCGCAGCTTCTATGCGCTGAACGGTCTGGAGCACGACTGCgacggcaacagcagcagcaacaactatccacagcagcagcagtcctCTTCTCCGCTAAACGATCAGATCAGCCTGCTCTTCCCGAAGTGCCGgcccaagcagcagcagcagcagcagcattatccacagcagcagcagcagcagcagcaacaccagcagcagcgacatgAGCTCCACACGGATGTGAATCTTAACAGGAGCAGCAGCCCCACCACTGTAGCAGCCACTGCGGCCACGGATCCCGCTGCCACGCAGACCAGCACGCCCAGCTACTACAAGAGCGTCAACATCATAACACAGTCGCCGCCGCCGCACTCGGCCTCGTCACACTCCTCGGAGTCGCTCTCCTCGGTGACGCCGCGTATATCCACAAATCCGTTCCTGTGCGCCCCACTGACACCGCCCacaccgccgccaccgccgccgctgcACAGCTCTGCCGCACTTCCAGtcgagggtgagggtgagggtgaatCGGAGGGATCCAGAGACGGATCCAGAGACGGCGTTGCTGCTGGTGGAGCGGGTGCCGGAGCTGAAGAGGAAGTAGACGAGACCGTCCTGGCGGCAGGCTATCCGGCCTCCTTCTACTACCACACGGGCGAGACCAGGCGTGGCCAGAGCACCTACCCCGAGATGCCGCGCAAACGGAGCACAGGCCTGCCCACCAGCGCCAGTGCAAGCGccatcagcagcaggcagcaatCACTGCACAACGGCGGCAGCAACGTGAACGGAACTGCCAGCAATGGCAATACTCAGAGTCAGgtgcagagccagagccagagccagaatcCCTTCATCAAGGAGAACTATTGGGAGACAGCTCCCATGCGAGCCAGTTCCCTGCTGCACTCTCCCACGGAGTACGCGGAGTAcgcggaggagcagcagcagcagcagcagcagcatcaacagcagcaacatctgCAAGCCTCCGCCCGGCGGGCATACCACCAACAGCGGGAGCAGATGGCCACACAGCTGTACGGCTTGGCCCAGCGACAGGCAACGCAGCAGCCGCCGGCGCACATCCTCCGGGTCGGACGGAGCCCGATCAACCGCAGCTACACGGcaacccagcagcagcagcagccacagcagcagcaacagcaacagcagtccGTAAACAATGCCTGTGCGGACGGACTGACCCCACTGGCCAGCCACTATCTATACGGAAGCAAGTCGTCTTTGGATCAGCACGGGGCCGGGGACTGGGAGCCGCGGGAGCAGCGCAAACTGAGGATGCGCGAGGAGCGggaacgggagagggagatcCTGTTGCTTGAGCAGGAGGTGCTGGCGGCACGGGAAAACCACCTGACCCACTTGACGgggcagcagcatcagcagcagcgcaagCGGCATGGACACGGCGAGGACAGAGAGCGTGAGAGGGAACGCGATCATCGTCTGGTCAATGGTAGCGCAGCAGGCAATGAGGGTGTCTACGGATCGGCAGATCCCGGCGAGAGCTGGCAGC ATCTGCGTGTTACAACCGAAGCGAATGTGGCCGAGGAAAGCAGCTGCAAGCATCCCAGCAAGCTGATAGAGAAGACTCTGCCCATGCCACAGTCGcagtcccagtcgcagtcccaATCGCAGTCCCAGTCGCAGTTGCAGCTGCAGTTGCAATCCGGCCTAAGGAGCCTTGAGGAGGCAGCCATGTACCGGGAGCACAAGCTGGATGCCTGGCAACTGGAGCGCAACTACACGCTGGCCGTGGAGTCGCGTCACGGCATTATAG AATACGAAGGCTCTCCCCGGCGCATTGGTGGCTGGGGGGCAGTGactgcagcagcggcagcctcGGCAGCGGACGAAAGCGAACCACCAGCCActgcggcagcagcagcagcaccagcaccgcagcagcagcagcagcagcagcttcccATGGCCGCTGTGCCACCGTTGAGCTCAACAGCCACCTCGCTGCAGAAGACGGCGGCCCGGGCAGCCCTTGCCGCACTGGCCCAGACCCAGAACCACATTCAGAACCACTCGCAGGCGCCACAACCACCGCAGCAATTGCAGGCCTATCCTGTGCGCCCGGGCTTTCCACAG CGAATCCTTTCGCCGCCTCATCGCGAGCCCCGCAGCTGCTCCCCTCAGCCGCCGCAGCACGCGGCACCACAGCACCACACGAGCATGATGAGCAACCACAGCAACAACCACACGAACACCAACAAACTACAGCAGCCGGTGACCAGCAGCGACACCAATGCGGAGGACACCAGCAACGATGTGTCCGAAATTGGCACCATCTCCGACCTGACCACGCCTGAAGCGGTGGCCAACGAGGTGGCCAGCAGGTCGGCCACGCCACCAATGCACAcaacaccagcaccagcaccagcaccagcaccaccgACAGCGTGCTGCTcaacaggagcaggagcaggagcaggagcaggggcGGGACCAGGACCTGGAGCTGGACCACTGAGCCTCCACACAAAATCATCGACCTTTGATTACCTCTACGAGTTCTCGGAGACGCGCAAGGTGCTGGAGGAGTTCTTCAAGTGCCCCTCGACCGACGAGCAGCCCATCATGGAGAACGGCAGCGATGTGGACAGCATT GACATACAGTACGAGTTCCACAGCAACTTTGagcgcgacgaggaggagctggtcgaggatgaggaggaggacgatgACGTGGACGtcgacggtgacggtgacgaCGAGGAGAACGATGAGGCAGAAGACGAGGAAGAGCACATCGCGCAAGACCAGGAGCACGACGAGGATCAGGATCACGACCAGGACCGGGACtatcgccagcagcagcagcaagcccCCACCTCAGACCTGTCCAGAGACGTAGAGCGTCATGTCTACGGGGGATACACCCAGCCGCAGATGCAGCAAAGTCAGCCCATGCCCGTGGgagtgggcgtgggcgtgggcgtctCGGGACGTAGGCCACActacagcagcggcagccccCTGATGCGGGACTTTGACTTCTTCCTGGACTCTGCCAGCCGGAGCAGCGGCGAACGGGACGGTGAGCAGGATGGCCTAAACCACAACCAACTGCTGAGCACCGGAAGCGGCAGTGGGCTCGGCCAgagcgtgggcgtgggcgtcgGCCCGGCTGGGGGCCACAACTACCGCTACTCGCCGGAGACCACCGACTACGACTCCAACTGTGGCGATCTGGACA GTCTTTCTGGGGAGATGAACGGAGGCGTGTCGACCTCGTGCTCGAACTACGCCAAGTACTATGCCTCCGCCATGCCCGTGCTGGAGGACGGACTCTCCTCGGGCCACACCAGCGACACCgagaacaacaacaataagaaCCTGCAGCAGGCCGGCGTCCAGGGGGGCCCGGGTCAGGGTCAGTGCCCCAACAGCCTGAGTGCCAGCACCAGCATcggtggcagcggcggcatcTCCATGCTGATGGACATGAAGCGCCTATCCACCAACAACAGCCTCAACAGCATGCACAACCTGACCACCGCCTCCACCACGGACAGCAACGGCGGCCACGGCCACCTCGTCaacagtcccagtcccagcaaTGGGCTCGCCAAGCAGCCACCGCCGATGCCACAGCCCCGGGAGCTGCTCGGCCAGAGTCCCAGCCAGACccagagccacagtcacagccagaACAAAGTGTTCAAGAACATCGATCCCGACCTGGACTCGCTCTATTCGATCA GTGTTTTCCATCGACCGGACACGGTGCAGATGACTCCGCCGCCGCCGGCTCCAGCGCCGCATCGCAAGCCCAATAGCAGTAGCGCAGCAGACGTCGATCTGCTGCAGCCGAGCAGCAAGCACACGCCCCTGGCGTCGGCCATCAGCTCAACGCTGCAGCGCAGCTCCCCCACCACGCCGTCGGGCAGTGGTGGGTTGGGGTCCGGCCCGGGTAAGCCCAGGAGTGCGGGGAGCAACGGTAGCAGCAATGGAACCGGAACCGGAAACGGCAACGGAGTGTTGGGAGGCGTACCGCCGCCGATTCCGGAAAGAAGCAGCCTGATGACGGCGCAGCGATCGCCTTCGCCGGTGATAAGCTCGCCCGTGTGGCTGTCCCGCCACCTGGACGGTGGTGTCGGCAAGGGGCTGCTCGAGTCCGGGTCGGACAACCATTCGAAGAACCACAGTGCGGACGAGGACGATGTGGACACTGACCTGGAGACGGACCGCCTGCTGGGACACCAGCGGCTGGACGACCAGGGCTACTACGACGAGAACAAGAGCTGGGACCGCAAGCCGCGCTCCTCACTGCTCTCGAAAATCTCACCCAAGCAGCAAATGCCCAGCACGAAGACGCGGAACGGCTACAACGCTCTGCTCAGCTCCACGCCggagctgctgccgccacCACCCATACCCCCAAAAAGCTCCTCCGGCAGCGGTGGCAAGCTGCTCGACCTCGTCGGGGGCATGGTCCAGCGCAGCATATCACGCAGCTCCTCGGAGCACAGCGAGAAATCGCCCAGCAAGATGCAGTTACAGGCCCAGCAGTCCGGGTCGACCGTAGGCGATCCTGTGGATGTGGTGGCCTCGGCCGTGGTGGCTGCCTCGGTGGCAGCGGCGGTGGCATCGGCTCCGCCCTTGGAAAGTCCCGGCAACGGCGGCGGATCCGACCGTTCCGTGAAcggaggcggtggcggcaTCATCAAGCTGGAGGCGGAGAACGGCAGTCTCAACGGAGGAATCAACATCACAGCAGCAGTGGccggaggagcaggagcaggagctgggaGCAGTGTGGCCAATCCCGGAGCCGTGACCACCGCAGTGAATgctggcagcaacaacagcagcggcagcggcgccggcagcaacagcaacagcggctGCGGCAGCGGCGAGAAAAAAGTGAAAAAGA GCGGCGCAGTGCTAATCGAGGGCGTCCTCTTCAGGGCCAAGTACTTGGGCTCCACGCAGCTGGTCTGCGAGGGTCAGCCCACAAAGTCGACGCGCATGAtgcaggccgaggaggccgTCTCCCGTATCAAG GCCCTG GCACCCGATGGCGATGTCCAGCCCAGCACCGAAGTGGATCTATTTATATCAACGGAGAAGATCATGGTGCTGAACACCGACTTGAAGGAGATCATGATGGATCACGCACTGCGCACGATCTCTTATATAGCGGACATTGGAGATCTGGTGGTGCTGATGGCTCGACGCCGCTTTGTGCCGCAGGACATCGACGATGCTCCCAAGCCGAATCGTACGCCCAAGATGATCTGTCACGTGTTTGAGAGCGACGAAGCCCAGTTCATTGCCCAGTCCATAGGCCAGGCCTTCCAGGTGGCCTACATGGAGTTCCTCAAGGCCAACGGCATCGAAGACCATCGATTCGTCAAGGAGATGGACTACCAGGAGGTGCTCAACAGCCAGGAGATCTTTGGCGACGAGCTCGAGATCTTTGCCAAGAAGGAGCTGCAAAAGGAGGTCGTTGTGCCCAAGGCCAAGGGCGAGATACTCGGTGTGGTCATTGTCGAGAGCGGCTGGGGCTCCATGCTCCCCACCGTCGTCATTGCCAACCTGATGAGCTCCGGTGCGGCGGCCCGGTGCGGCCAACTGAACATCGGCGATCAGCTGATCGCCATCAACGGACTGAGCCTCGTCGGCCTGCCGCTCTCCACCTGCCAGACGTACATTAAGAACACCAAAAACCAAACAGTCGTCAAGTTCACAGTGGTGCCCTGCGCCCCCGTTGTCGAGGTGAAGATCAAGCGGCCAGAGACCAAATATCAGCTGGGATTCAGTGTTCAGAATGGTGTG ATCTGCAGTCTTCTGCGGGGCGGCATAGCCGAGCGAGGTGGGGTCCGCGTTGGCCATCGCATCATTGAGATCAACAACCAGAGCGTGGTGGCAGTGCCCCACGAGAAGATCGTCAACTTGCTCGCCACATCAGTGGGGGAG ATACTCATGAAGACGATGCCCACATCCATGTTCCGCCTGCTCACCGGCCAGGAGAATCCCATATATATTTAA